Sequence from the Candidatus Hepatoplasma crinochetorum Av genome:
AATTAGAATTTGATCAAAAAGATATAACATTAATTATTGGTCAATCAAATTTTTTTGAAAATATTTTTTTGAAAAATTGTAATTTAAAAAAGATGATTTTAATAAAAGATTCAGGAATAGATTCTCAAATAATAATTGATTTTGAATTGGAAAAAAAAATTCTTAATAATAATTCATTAATAATTTCTGAATCTCCTGATTATATTTTACCTACAAAAAAGCAATGATATAAGAGTAATAAAATAAAAATTGGATTGTCAAATGGAATTTTTTTATATAATACGAGAAAAGAAAAAGATATTTTTAATGTTATTTCTCATGTAATTTTAGAAAACAAGAAAATTTATTGTTATTTCAATCATTTTTTTGATAATAATTTGAATTTTGAATTGATAAAGCATGGTGGAATAGAAATAAATAATATTGGAGAACTTATTAAAAAATGACAAAAAAATTAATAATTGTAGAATCCCCTAATAAAATAAATAAAATTCAAGCATATTTAAATGATTACTATGGAAGAAATGAATTTAAAGTAATTGCTTCAATTGGACATGTTCGTGATCTTAGAAAATATGGAACAAAAATGGGTTTAGGAATCGATTTAGATTTAATGGAACCTATGTATGAAAATATAACTGCAAAAAAAGAAGTTATAAGCAATATAATTTCAGAAGTAGAAAAAGCAAAAGTAATTTATTTAGCAACTGATCCTGATCGAGAGGGGGAAGCAATTGCTTGACACATTACACAGATATTACCCCAAGAATTATTAAAAGATAAGAAATTTTATCGAATAAATTTCAATGAAATTACAAAAGATGCAATTTTAAATTCATTAAAAAATCGCGGAGAATTAAATAAGAATTTAATAAATTCACAAGAAGCAAGAAGGATGCTTGATCGGATTATCGGTTTTCGTTTGTCTTATATCACAAATAAAAAATTAAAGGCATCAAGTGCAGGTAGAGTTAAATCATCAGTTTTAAAATTAATAATTGATCGTGAAAATGAAATTAAGAGTTTTAAAAAAGATTATTGATGAACAATTGAAGCTTTATTTAATAAAAATAAAATATTAATTAATTCTACAAATGATTTTAAAGAAATAAATTATAAAAGTGAAAAAGATGCAAAAAAGATTCATGATGATCTTACAGAAAAATTTGTTTTTATAAAAAATCAAAAAAAGGAAACAAAAATTATTGCTCCTCAACCCTTAGAAATGTCTTCTTATCTTATGGCTGCTTATAATATGTACGGATTAACTAATAGACAAGCAACAGCCGCATCACAAATTCTTTATGAAAAAGGTCTTATAACTTATCCAAGAACTGATTCACAACGAATCAGTTCAAAAAAATTTATTAAAGATGCAAAAGATTTTTTAATTGAAACATATGGGGAAAGATATTATTCAGGTTTGAGAGAATTTAAAAAGGTAAAAAAAATCACATCACAAGATGCTCATGAAGCTTTAAGACCAACTGATTTACGTGTACGTAGTCATGTTTTAAATTTAAGAGAACATACTTTAATAGAAAAAAAGGCTTATGATGTTATTTGAAAAATCACAGCAAAAGCATTCTTGAAAGATGGAATAAATTTAATTGTTAAAAATCTTTATGATAACAATAATCATAAGTTTGTTACAAAAGAAACTTTATTTAAATTTTTGGGATATCGCATTATTGATAAAGAGGTTTTTGAAAAAGAAACAATTTTGCCAGCAACAAAAGAAATTTTGGTTAAAAAAAGAAATATTGAAATAAAAGAACATAATACTCAACCTCCTGCAAGATATAATCAATCATCAATCATTAAAAAAATGAAAGAAGAAGGGATTGGCCGTCCATCTACTTATTCAACAACAACTTCTGGTCTTTTAAGATATGGATATATTGAAAGACAAAAAGGAACTTTAATTCCTACTGACATTGGTGATGAAACAAATAGATTATTGTTATCTAATTTTTCAGAATTAGTAAATGAAAAATATACAGCAAAAATGGAAACAAATCTTGATGAGATTGCTGAAGGTAAAATAGAAAAAGAAAAATTTTTAAGTGATTTTTGAAAAGAATTTGAGCCACAAGTTCAATTTGTTGATGAAACCATTCAAGTTAAATTACCTGAATATTTAGATGAAAAATGTCCGCTTGATGGTGGTCAATTAATTTATAAAAGATCAAGATATGGTAAATTTATTGGTTGTGAAAATTATCCAAAATGCAAATATATTCGTAAAATTGAAAATAAGGATAAATTCGAAGCAATTACCTTAAAGGAAAATTGCCCAAAATGTAAAACAGGAAATCAAATAATTAGAAAATCTAAATTTGGTAATTATTTTATTTCTTGTACAAATTTTCCAAAATGTAAATTTATAATGGATAAAAAAGAAGCAGAATTAATCATTAAAAAAAATCTTTCTAATCTTAAAGAAAAAAAATAAATTTGTTAATTTGATATAATTTTTAGAAACAAAACAAAAAAACAAACATATGAATTTTTAAGTAGTGCTTTTTAGTTCTTAATTTTGAAGTATGTTGATGAAAAACTAGGAAATATTAAAAAATGATAAACGAACAAGAAAATAATTCAGAATTATTACAAAACGAGAATTTAAAAACTAATAGTAATGATAATTCAGATAAAAAATTACCTTTAATTGCAAAAGAAAAATTATTAGAAGCAGGAGTTCAATTTGGTCATAAAACACAACGTTGAAATCCAGCAATGAAACCATTTATTCATGGTGAAAAAAATGGAACTCATATTATTAATCTAAATAAAGTTAATGCATCTTTAAATGTTGCTTATAATGCAATTAATAAAATTGCGGCAAAAGGCGGAAAAGTTTTATTTGTAGGAACAAATAAACATTCAAAAAAAACAATTAAAGAAAATTCTTTACGTGTTAAAACTTTTTATGTTAATGAAAGATGATTAGGAGGGACATTAACAAATTTTAAAACAATTCAAAATTCTGTTCGTCGCTTACGTTATCTTGAAAAATTGGAAAAAGATAATTTTGCCGGATATACAAAAAAAGAAGCAGTTAAATTACAAAAAGAATTAGATAAAGCAGAATCTATGCTTGGCGGAATTAAATTTATGCGTAGATTACCAGATGCAATTTTTGTAACTTCAGTTAGTGATGAAAGAATAGTAATAAAAGAAGCAGATAAATTACAAATTCCTGTAATTGGGATTGTAGATACAAATTGTAATCCTCGTGATGTTAAAATTCCAATTTTTGCAAATGATGATGCAAATAAATCAATTTCTCTTATTACAACAATTATTGCAGATGCAATTGCAGATGCAAAAGGAGAAGAACGTAAAGCAGCTTTTTTAGATAAAGATGCTGTAGAGTTTATTGGTCTTGAAAAATCTACTTACCGTAAAACTAATTTTAGAAATGCTTCTTTTGAGCAAAATTCTGATCAAAGACAAAAAGATCAAAGATCATATAATCAAAATTATAAAAATCGTACAAATTTAAAAAGAGAAAAGGTAGATCGAAAATTTTAATTAAATAATTTGAAATGAAAAAAATAACTATTGAAGATATTAAAAAATTAAGAGAAAAAACAAACGCTGGATTAATGGAAGTTAAAAAAGCTTTACAAAAAGCAGAAGGTGATTTTGAAAAAGCAATTAAATGGTTGCGTGAAAAAGGATTAGCAAACGCAGCAAAAAAATCTGATAGAGTTGCTGCAGAGGGTGCAATATTTATTTTAAATAAAGAAAATAAAGTTGTAATTTTAGAATTGAATTCTGAAACAGATTTTGTTGCAGTAAATAAATTATTTATAGATTTTGGAAATAAAATTTCTCAATATATTATAAATACAGATTTTAAAGAAAAAAGCTTAGAAGAATTTAGAAAAACAATTTTTGATGGAGAAAAAATAGATGAAAAAATTGCTTCTCTTACTACAAAATTAGGAGAAAAAATTAGTTTAAGAAGATTTGATCTTTTCGATGTTGAAAATTATCAATTTTCTACTTATCTTCATGTTAATAAAAAAATTGGTGTTATTGTTATTGCTAAAAATGTTGAAAAAGATCTTTTAAAAGATATTGCAATGCAGATTGCTGCAATGAATCCGGAATATTTAAGTTTAAAAGATGTTCCAAATGATAAAAAAGAAGAAGAATATAAAATTGCTCGAAAAGATTTAAAAGATACATTAAAAGGTAAACCAGAAAATATTCAAGAAAAAATAATAAGCGGAAAAGTTAATAAGGTTTTATCAGATTTAATATTGGAAGAGCAAACATTTGTAAAAGATAATAGTAAGAAGATAAAACAATTATTATCAAAGAATGCAAAATTAATTTCATTTATTCGTTATGAAGTTGGAGAAGGAATAGAAAAGAAAATTGAAAATTTCAAAGACGAAGTAATGAAACAAATTAAAAATAAAGAGTAATATACTCTTTATTTTTTTATAAATTTTAAGAGGAAGCAATGATTAATAAAAAGGAACGTGTCATTTTAAAATTATCAGGAGAGGCTTTAACAAATTCAAGTGAAAATATTTATTCAATAGATATTTTAAAAAATATTACAGAACAAATTTCTTATCTTATTAAAAATTATCAATTAAAAATTGGAATTGTAATTGGAGGAGGAAATATTTTTCGTGGTTCATTAGCTAAATCATTAGGTATGATTAAAAACGAAGAGTCAGCAGATCATATGGGAATGCTAGCAACAACAATTAATGCAATTGCTTTAAATATTTATTTAAAAAATGCAAAAATTAAAAGTATTGTATTAAATGCAAGAGAAATAAAAGGTTTATTGAATCAGCCATCAGAAGAAAAAATTTCAGAAGAATTTATCAAAAATGATGTGATAATTTTTGGAGGCGGAACAGGAAAACCTTATGTTTCTACTGATACTGCAGCAGCTTTAAGAGCAATAGAAAGTAAATCATCTTATATTTTGATGGCAAAAAATAATATTGATGGAATTTATGACAAGGATCCCAATCATTTTACAAATGCAAAATTTTTTAAAAAACTAACTTTTAAAGAATTTATTGATCTTAAATTACAAGCAATAGATCATCAAGCATTACAAAAATTAGAAGGTACGGATATTAAAATAATTGTTTTTAATATGAATGGTAAAAATAATATAATAAAATTATATGAAAATAAATTAAAAGCAAAAACAATATTAACAAAGTAATATGAATGACTATATTAGTAATTTAAAAAATAAACTAGAACAAATTGAAAAAAATTATCAAGATGAATTAAAAAAAATTCGTGCGCTAGGAGCACATCCTTCACTTTTAGAGAGCATTTATGTTGATTATTATGGTTCAAAAATAAAACTAAATCAAATTGCGTCAATTAAAATTCAAGATGGAACAATTCTAATAATAAATCCTTTTGATAAATCACAACGAAAAGGAATTTTATTTGCCCTTGAAAAAGCAAATTTGGGATTTAACATTCAAGATGATGGATTTTTAATTAAAATTTTTGTTCCTCCTCTTACGGAGGAAAAAAGAAAATTATATGTAAAAAAAGCAAAAGAAGTAAAAGAACAAGCTAAAATTAATTTAAGAAATATAAGACAAGAGATTAATAAAAAAATTAATTCAGATAAAGAATTATCTAAAGATCAAATTAATAATTATTTAAAAAATGTACAAGATCAAATAGACTATAAAAATAAAGTTTTTGAAGATATTTTAAAAGAAAAAGAAAAATCTTTACTTATGATTTAAATTATGGAAAATGAATTACAATTGAAAAATAAAAAATTTCCAAAAAAAGAATTAATTGTAAGGATTTTAACAGCTACAGTTTTTATTGTTGTTACAATTTTATTTTTACTACCAGCTTCATATATTAATTTTGGTAGTGGAAGCCCAAATAATATTAATTCGTTTATAAAATATGATTATTTTTTTCTTACAATATTAGGTTTATTATTAGGATACATCATTTTTGAAATTGTAAATTTTACTTCTCCTTTTAAGAAAGATCGAAGAATATTTTTAGTTAATTTTTTCTATCTTGAAATTGTTTTTCTTATTCTTTATGGTTTTATTGCTGCTTATTTTATTATTGATTATAATCCGTTATGAGCAAAACCAAATTTAGAAGCACAAGATTTTGGTTATAACAATGATATTAATTACTTATTAATTTATTTATTTTTCTTTTCAATAATTTATCTTTTGATAAATGTTGGTTTTAGTAATGAAATAAAAGATTCGATGATAAATTTAATTGTTAGTTATTTAGGTTTACTATTTATATTTTCAATTATTTTTCTTACAATTTGTTTTGGATTTACAGTAATTTTACTTGTTATGTTGACTACTACGTTTATTGATATTTTTGCTTATTTTGGAGGAAAAATTTTTGGAAAAGAAAAAATATTTGCTAATGCTTCTCCTAATAAAACATATGCTGGATTTTTAATTGGTCTTTTAAGTGGATTTTTATTTTCTTTATTTTTTTATTTTGTATTTGTAGCCAATATGGAGAGTTCTAATCTTTATTTTTTAAATGATCAAAGATATCTTGATCTTTTAGAAAATAATGCTTATTTAGTAATTGATTTAAATATAAAAATTGTTGCTTTAATGATTATTACAATTATAAGTGCTCCGTTTGGAGATTTATTTTTTTCAAAAATTAAACGAAATTTTGATCAAAAAGATTTTTCAAAAATTTTACCCGGTCATGGTGGATTATTAGATAGAATTGATTCACATATATTTACATATACAATATTTTCCTTTGGACTTTTATTTATTGTTTTTATTTAATATAATTCTTATTAGTTAATTTGCAAAAAGAGAGAGACAGAAAAAAAGATGGTTTTTTTAATATTTTTATTATTTCTAATATTTTTATTGATATTTATATCAATAATTACATTTATTCATGAGCTTGGACATTTTTATGTTGCGAGAAGAAATGGTGTTCGTGTTTCTGAATTTGCAATTGGATTTGGACCTGCAATTTTCCAAAAAAAACTAGAACTTACAACAATAAGCATTCGTTTGTTTCCCCTTGGTGGTTATGTTGCAGTTCTTACTGATGATGTAATTTTAAGTATCAATAAATTAAAAGAAAATATTAAAAATTTAACTCCTGATGAAAAAGCTATACAGGAAAAATATATTCAAAAAAAACTTTCAGGTCTTACTTTATATGAAAACTTTACAAATCAAAAGAGTTTAGATAGAATATCGGTTCCAAAAAAAATCTATTTCTGTCTTGGGGGAATTTTATTTAATTTTCTTTCAATATTTGTTACACTTACGATTTTTTATTCAATTACTGGACGTGAATATGCAGATGATACATTACGTGAATATGGTGCTGTATTTCGAGATACAACAAGAGGAGATGTAAGATTAGATTCTCCAATTTATGTAAGTGAGATAATAGGAATTAATTCTGAACTTACGCAAGAAGAAATTGAAAATACAACAATTTCTGATTTTGAAGAACAGGCAATTGAATTAGGAGATGAAGGATATTTAAAAACTGGATATGATCAACTTTATCAAGCTTTCGATAGTTATCAAGAGGCTGCTTATGATTCTAAAATTCTAGGATTAATTGAAGAATCAGGATCAAGATTTCTAATTAGATATAAAGATAGTAATCAAGAGCAAAAGGTTTTAATATATGATTTTGCTTTAGTAAGCACACCTGGTTTTGATTATTTATATATTTATGACTATGATTATACAACAGATCAAGTTGTTAAAGATTCAATTGAAGAATATAATTTAGTTAGTTATATAAATCTTGTATCTTATCGTACAGAAGGTGCATACTATGTGCAATATCCATTTTTTATTGCAATTTATTATGCTTTTATTGATACATTTGTTTATATTTATCATGGAATAATAATTACTATTAATCTTCTTTTTGGTGTATTTACCCCAGATAATCGTATTATTGAAAATTATCATAATGTTGATGGGAATTATAGTATTGTAAATGTACAAATTCTTGTAGATTTTTTTGTTGTTTTTTCAATGATTACACTATTATTTAATATAATCCCTCTTCCTCCACTTGATGGTTTTGCTGCAGTAAGATATGGATATGAAGGATTAACCAAAAAGAAAATACCAAAAGGTTTTGTACAAGCCTTAATGTTTATTAGTATGGCATTTATGATTATTTGATTTTTCTTTTTGATTTTTTAATTAAAAAAGGATAATAAAATTGATGAAATTTAATTTTTTAGAGCACTTAAAATTACCAGATAATTTAAAAAAAGAATTTAAATTAGAAAAAGCAAAATTAGAAATAAATAAAAAAGAAAAGAAAAAAATATTAAAACTTTATTTTAGCAAAGAAAATGATTTTACACCAGAAGATTTTAAAGATTTTTATCTTGCAATTTTAGATTTTAAAAAAAATAATAAGGATATTAATATTGATTTTGAAAATATTTTTCTAAACTTAAAAAAATATAAACCAACAATTTTTGATGTATATTCTTTTCTTTATTTTATTCTACAAAATATCACTAAACAAAAAATAGAAATGTCTAAATTGTATCTAGATTTTTATGAAAAAGTAAAATCAGAAGATATGATTATCTTAATTGCAAAT
This genomic interval carries:
- a CDS encoding DNA-processing protein DprA, with amino-acid sequence MREILLYFSVKYYGNWDKIYNALKAKENIDYSLYKQIINRYKRKKYVTIIDENYPKNLKNIAFPPFVLYYQGNFDLLMKEKIIWIFGAEIPETKYKEIYNLKLEFDQKDITLIIGQSNFFENIFLKNCNLKKMILIKDSGIDSQIIIDFELEKKILNNNSLIISESPDYILPTKKQWYKSNKIKIGLSNGIFLYNTRKEKDIFNVISHVILENKKIYCYFNHFFDNNLNFELIKHGGIEINNIGELIKKWQKN
- the topA gene encoding type I DNA topoisomerase yields the protein MTKKLIIVESPNKINKIQAYLNDYYGRNEFKVIASIGHVRDLRKYGTKMGLGIDLDLMEPMYENITAKKEVISNIISEVEKAKVIYLATDPDREGEAIAWHITQILPQELLKDKKFYRINFNEITKDAILNSLKNRGELNKNLINSQEARRMLDRIIGFRLSYITNKKLKASSAGRVKSSVLKLIIDRENEIKSFKKDYWWTIEALFNKNKILINSTNDFKEINYKSEKDAKKIHDDLTEKFVFIKNQKKETKIIAPQPLEMSSYLMAAYNMYGLTNRQATAASQILYEKGLITYPRTDSQRISSKKFIKDAKDFLIETYGERYYSGLREFKKVKKITSQDAHEALRPTDLRVRSHVLNLREHTLIEKKAYDVIWKITAKAFLKDGINLIVKNLYDNNNHKFVTKETLFKFLGYRIIDKEVFEKETILPATKEILVKKRNIEIKEHNTQPPARYNQSSIIKKMKEEGIGRPSTYSTTTSGLLRYGYIERQKGTLIPTDIGDETNRLLLSNFSELVNEKYTAKMETNLDEIAEGKIEKEKFLSDFWKEFEPQVQFVDETIQVKLPEYLDEKCPLDGGQLIYKRSRYGKFIGCENYPKCKYIRKIENKDKFEAITLKENCPKCKTGNQIIRKSKFGNYFISCTNFPKCKFIMDKKEAELIIKKNLSNLKEKK
- the rpsB gene encoding 30S ribosomal protein S2; the encoded protein is MINEQENNSELLQNENLKTNSNDNSDKKLPLIAKEKLLEAGVQFGHKTQRWNPAMKPFIHGEKNGTHIINLNKVNASLNVAYNAINKIAAKGGKVLFVGTNKHSKKTIKENSLRVKTFYVNERWLGGTLTNFKTIQNSVRRLRYLEKLEKDNFAGYTKKEAVKLQKELDKAESMLGGIKFMRRLPDAIFVTSVSDERIVIKEADKLQIPVIGIVDTNCNPRDVKIPIFANDDANKSISLITTIIADAIADAKGEERKAAFLDKDAVEFIGLEKSTYRKTNFRNASFEQNSDQRQKDQRSYNQNYKNRTNLKREKVDRKF
- the tsf gene encoding translation elongation factor Ts, with the protein product MKKITIEDIKKLREKTNAGLMEVKKALQKAEGDFEKAIKWLREKGLANAAKKSDRVAAEGAIFILNKENKVVILELNSETDFVAVNKLFIDFGNKISQYIINTDFKEKSLEEFRKTIFDGEKIDEKIASLTTKLGEKISLRRFDLFDVENYQFSTYLHVNKKIGVIVIAKNVEKDLLKDIAMQIAAMNPEYLSLKDVPNDKKEEEYKIARKDLKDTLKGKPENIQEKIISGKVNKVLSDLILEEQTFVKDNSKKIKQLLSKNAKLISFIRYEVGEGIEKKIENFKDEVMKQIKNKE
- a CDS encoding uridine monophosphate kinase, producing the protein MINKKERVILKLSGEALTNSSENIYSIDILKNITEQISYLIKNYQLKIGIVIGGGNIFRGSLAKSLGMIKNEESADHMGMLATTINAIALNIYLKNAKIKSIVLNAREIKGLLNQPSEEKISEEFIKNDVIIFGGGTGKPYVSTDTAAALRAIESKSSYILMAKNNIDGIYDKDPNHFTNAKFFKKLTFKEFIDLKLQAIDHQALQKLEGTDIKIIVFNMNGKNNIIKLYENKLKAKTILTK
- a CDS encoding ribosome-recycling factor; its protein translation is MNDYISNLKNKLEQIEKNYQDELKKIRALGAHPSLLESIYVDYYGSKIKLNQIASIKIQDGTILIINPFDKSQRKGILFALEKANLGFNIQDDGFLIKIFVPPLTEEKRKLYVKKAKEVKEQAKINLRNIRQEINKKINSDKELSKDQINNYLKNVQDQIDYKNKVFEDILKEKEKSLLMI
- a CDS encoding phosphatidate cytidylyltransferase, with the protein product MENELQLKNKKFPKKELIVRILTATVFIVVTILFLLPASYINFGSGSPNNINSFIKYDYFFLTILGLLLGYIIFEIVNFTSPFKKDRRIFLVNFFYLEIVFLILYGFIAAYFIIDYNPLWAKPNLEAQDFGYNNDINYLLIYLFFFSIIYLLINVGFSNEIKDSMINLIVSYLGLLFIFSIIFLTICFGFTVILLVMLTTTFIDIFAYFGGKIFGKEKIFANASPNKTYAGFLIGLLSGFLFSLFFYFVFVANMESSNLYFLNDQRYLDLLENNAYLVIDLNIKIVALMIITIISAPFGDLFFSKIKRNFDQKDFSKILPGHGGLLDRIDSHIFTYTIFSFGLLFIVFI
- a CDS encoding site-2 protease family protein, translated to MVFLIFLLFLIFLLIFISIITFIHELGHFYVARRNGVRVSEFAIGFGPAIFQKKLELTTISIRLFPLGGYVAVLTDDVILSINKLKENIKNLTPDEKAIQEKYIQKKLSGLTLYENFTNQKSLDRISVPKKIYFCLGGILFNFLSIFVTLTIFYSITGREYADDTLREYGAVFRDTTRGDVRLDSPIYVSEIIGINSELTQEEIENTTISDFEEQAIELGDEGYLKTGYDQLYQAFDSYQEAAYDSKILGLIEESGSRFLIRYKDSNQEQKVLIYDFALVSTPGFDYLYIYDYDYTTDQVVKDSIEEYNLVSYINLVSYRTEGAYYVQYPFFIAIYYAFIDTFVYIYHGIIITINLLFGVFTPDNRIIENYHNVDGNYSIVNVQILVDFFVVFSMITLLFNIIPLPPLDGFAAVRYGYEGLTKKKIPKGFVQALMFISMAFMIIWFFFLIF